The Legionella sp. PATHC032 genome has a window encoding:
- a CDS encoding glycosyltransferase family 88 protein yields MKEQQKAIFIENIKSICVIDEQMAKELADSLLEIHQLNTGINEQTLVSKVFLTKFALYLKIGKEIALDWVRKNKDLDTPFPSNAVESQPVQDAKKPVENNVQVYGPMTIGKSPVKTTLNQLTGTLLSELVEVGKKEKAQKLRAYIFDQLARRLEAELSQEQINDLYNRIRGNGDYAKSVSFSEEQLKILNEKVIPELKRELSDLRNGSVNILGLDVSLEDKYAFDTSDIFSVWFSNNPAVCMPKHVKAEVEKTAKLNQPGKTRIVFSSLCLNETARLEFQQWAKENNIELVDIDSIDLESVSETDAQLLNLAKYELAAMRKGKGGNPAAASDLVRWVDVIIGESSTYIDIDLPMNDKKIAVEVHSGFPVLLNMGSALTKDGSQPPLENPAFNTDMIAYSKDKEARRQIIEGVAKKIIARYENCAKYIDESKNEELVSLKNSPGYQLLVEKTNGKFDLCTLRAAVSGAHQDALSFATFFGAEYFAKIFATQELVPVIKEAIQHQNQDVLTSIIENHIEKQKINDYPKTRDGIQKLLKSFQGIVYKPLVMEFSGPSAVSSSWVEALSGRSIPRNFEYLAEPMSQPLRVLQHHACISGKANFSSDNIPKWCELQSDVEKRQQQREDGLSWLPDAQEKLKKEGQQIKLEEEQRIKLEEEQRIKLEEEQRIKLEEEQRIKLEEEQRIKLEEEQRIKLEEEQRIKLEEEQRIKLEEEQRIKLEEEQRIKLEEEHKSKKYFAESDAIDLILNNFENEINSIGDYHAPAKQRAIELLDTLRKYKEEAFNEPSREKLITFAQNAKRAIQDATPILQKDLGWGDYLTNLAKQLVNAVTFAVAYTVTFGTTKHQGFFALKSSMAVSQSQNLEESINSELGQKNC; encoded by the coding sequence ATGAAAGAGCAACAAAAGGCAATTTTTATTGAGAATATCAAATCAATATGCGTTATTGACGAGCAAATGGCTAAAGAATTGGCTGATTCATTACTTGAAATTCACCAGTTAAATACTGGTATTAATGAACAAACACTGGTTAGTAAGGTGTTTTTAACTAAATTTGCTCTCTACCTTAAAATTGGGAAAGAAATTGCTTTAGATTGGGTTCGAAAAAATAAGGACCTGGATACTCCGTTTCCTTCTAATGCTGTCGAAAGTCAGCCTGTTCAGGATGCGAAAAAGCCCGTTGAGAACAATGTTCAAGTATATGGGCCTATGACAATTGGTAAATCTCCTGTTAAAACGACTTTAAATCAATTGACTGGCACGTTATTGAGCGAGCTGGTTGAGGTCGGAAAAAAAGAGAAAGCTCAAAAATTACGAGCTTACATATTCGACCAATTGGCAAGGCGATTAGAAGCAGAACTTAGTCAAGAGCAGATTAACGACTTATATAACAGGATCAGGGGTAATGGTGACTATGCCAAGAGCGTATCATTTTCTGAAGAACAACTTAAAATTTTAAATGAAAAAGTTATTCCAGAATTAAAGAGAGAGCTCAGTGACCTCCGTAACGGGAGTGTTAATATCCTGGGGTTGGACGTTAGCCTTGAAGATAAATACGCATTTGATACATCGGATATATTTTCTGTCTGGTTTAGCAATAATCCGGCAGTTTGCATGCCAAAACATGTTAAGGCAGAAGTAGAAAAAACTGCAAAACTTAATCAGCCAGGCAAAACCCGAATTGTTTTTAGCTCATTATGCTTAAATGAGACAGCCAGACTTGAATTTCAACAATGGGCAAAGGAAAATAACATTGAATTAGTTGATATTGATTCAATAGATTTAGAATCAGTCAGTGAAACTGATGCTCAATTGCTAAATCTGGCCAAATATGAACTTGCAGCAATGAGAAAGGGTAAGGGAGGAAATCCTGCGGCAGCATCCGATCTGGTGCGTTGGGTTGATGTAATCATTGGAGAAAGTAGCACTTATATTGATATTGATTTGCCAATGAATGATAAAAAAATTGCGGTTGAGGTCCATTCTGGCTTCCCGGTTCTACTTAATATGGGATCGGCGCTCACAAAGGATGGTTCACAACCGCCTTTGGAAAACCCTGCTTTCAATACTGATATGATTGCTTATAGCAAAGATAAAGAGGCACGTCGTCAAATAATCGAGGGGGTTGCCAAAAAGATCATTGCGCGTTATGAAAACTGCGCGAAATATATTGATGAAAGCAAAAACGAAGAGTTAGTAAGTTTAAAAAATTCGCCAGGCTATCAATTACTTGTTGAAAAAACAAATGGCAAATTTGATTTATGTACTTTAAGGGCGGCGGTTTCAGGGGCTCACCAGGATGCTTTGTCGTTTGCAACTTTTTTTGGTGCCGAATATTTCGCTAAAATTTTTGCTACACAAGAACTTGTACCTGTAATTAAAGAAGCAATTCAGCATCAAAATCAAGACGTGCTTACATCTATTATTGAAAATCATATAGAAAAACAAAAGATCAATGATTATCCTAAGACTCGCGATGGTATCCAAAAACTGTTGAAATCATTTCAAGGGATTGTATATAAACCATTGGTTATGGAGTTCTCAGGCCCAAGTGCCGTGTCATCGTCTTGGGTGGAAGCTCTATCCGGCAGATCCATACCTAGGAATTTTGAATATTTAGCTGAACCTATGTCTCAACCATTAAGAGTTTTACAGCATCACGCTTGTATATCTGGAAAAGCTAATTTTTCTTCTGATAATATTCCTAAATGGTGTGAACTTCAGTCTGACGTAGAAAAACGACAACAACAAAGAGAGGATGGACTTTCTTGGCTTCCTGATGCTCAAGAGAAGCTTAAGAAGGAAGGACAACAAATCAAGCTTGAGGAAGAGCAACGAATCAAGCTTGAGGAAGAGCAACGAATCAAGCTTGAGGAAGAGCAACGAATCAAGCTTGAGGAAGAACAACGAATCAAGCTTGAGGAAGAACAACGAATCAAGCTTGAGGAAGAACAACGAATCAAGCTTGAGGAAGAACAACGAATCAAGCTTGAGGAAGAACAACGAATCAAGCTTGAGGAAGAACAACGAATCAAGCTTGAGGAAGAACAACGAATCAAGCTTGAGGAAGAACATAAAAGCAAAAAATACTTTGCTGAGTCCGATGCTATTGATCTCATTTTGAATAATTTTGAAAATGAAATTAACTCTATTGGTGATTATCATGCTCCTGCGAAGCAAAGAGCTATAGAATTGTTAGATACTTTGAGAAAATATAAAGAGGAAGCATTTAATGAACCAAGCAGAGAAAAATTAATCACTTTTGCGCAAAATGCAAAAAGAGCGATTCAAGACGCTACACCAATACTGCAAAAAGATTTAGGTTGGGGAGATTATTTAACCAATTTAGCGAAACAATTGGTTAATGCAGTGACCTTTGCTGTAGCTTATACTGTAACTTTTGGGACTACCAAACATCAAGGCTTTTTTGCTTTGAAATCTTCTATGGCGGTTAGTCAATCCCAAAATCTTGAAGAGTCGATCAATAGTGAATTGGGTCAAAAAAACTGTTAG